Proteins encoded in a region of the Xylocopa sonorina isolate GNS202 chromosome 1, iyXylSono1_principal, whole genome shotgun sequence genome:
- the Exp gene encoding expansion: MVSRRKILSRSRDNLVETQYEDQDEEDVWYNLDKLYKDHIQEVLDKWNQIDDEIWAKVIVFERNRRVAKAYARAPVLTINGSNDGFDGFRIGLCGFENPMRDPKTEEAKKHINQGVKIKMDEQGNILIKRLCKNNVYIKPTSQEDNAIGAEIARNSQGALEHEKPGKVFDMNKFQTNLSRETRRAYPDRRRLEMQCLSAIVFVRTEPDLLQCPVWVLIVNVVGLDMLKSKLPPVLALQRPVDIKNRPRIPIPDEDPYSIAGVSSSIGVSESFPQDRDSREQIYAQSTSGRPRRAERPPKLPPRENLYGHDIPKPDYDDIEDDYARKPVITNEDKRSRNDDKKKYDDPYYCGLRARVPNFVKMAKNSKVGTRGYARPLPNQTPTYAATGYASSQSSQIYGHLPGNRPPIMYHARSFESGLDSDGRNESPYNHIYGRVPIPTRGVIPPTAKAMYIGEWD; the protein is encoded by the exons ATGGTATCGAGACGGAAGATCCTGTCTCGATCGAGGGACAACCTCGTCGAAACACAGTACGAGGATCAAGACGAAGAGGATGTATGGTATAATCTCGATAAACTGTACAAG GATCACATTCAAGAGGTACTGGATAAATGGAACCAAATCGACGATGAAATTTGGGCCAAGGTaattgtcttcgaaaggaatcgaAGGGTGGCTAAAGCGTACGCCAGAGCACCTGTCCTCACGATAAATGGATCCAACGATGGGTTCGATGGTTTCAG GATAGGATTGTGCGGTTTCGAAAATCCTATGAGAGACCCGAAAACGGAAGAGGCGAAGAAGCACATAAATCAAGGTGTAAAAATTAAGATGGACGAGCAGGGAAATATACTAATAAAAAGGCTATGTAAAAATAATGTTTACATAAAGCCGACCAGTCAGGAAGACAACGCAATTGGAGCAGAAATTGCACGGAATTCccaaggagcgttagaacacgAGAAACCGGGGAAA GTGTTTGACATGAACAAATTTCAAACAAATCTTTCTCGAGAAACTCGAAGAGCGTATCCAGACAGAAGAAGACTCGAAATGCAATGCTTGAGCGCGATCGTTTTCGTCAGAACCGAGCCAGATCTTCTTCAATGCCCCGTTTGGGTTCTCATTGTAAATGTTGTCGGTCTGGACATGTTAAAGTCCAAATTACCACCAG TTCTAGCGTTGCAAAGGCCGGTGGATATTAAAAATCGACCTAGGATACCGATCCCAGATGAAGATCCGTATAGTATAGCAGGAGTCTCGTCTTCGATCGGAGTTTCTGAATCATTTCCACAGGATCGAGATTCCCGAGAACAGATTTATGCTCAATCGACGAGTGGTAGACCAAGAAGAGCTGAAAGACCACCGAAACTGCCACCACGAGAGAATCTTTACGGCCATGACATACCTAAA CCTGATTATGACGACATAGAGGATGACTATGCTAGAAAACCTGTCATAACAAACGAAGACAAGAGAAGTAGAAACGACGACAAAAAGAAATACG ACGATCCGTATTATTGCGGATTGCGAGCTCGTGTTCCTAACTTCGTGAAGATGGCGAAAAATAGTAAAGTTGGAACAAGAGGATACGCCAGACCTCTTCCTAACCAAACACCTACATACGCTGCCACGGGATATGCTAGTAGTCAGTCCTCTCAAATTTATGGCCATTTACCTGGAAATCGACCGCCTATTATGTATCACGCACGAAGCTTCGAAAGTGGACTTG
- the Rps13 gene encoding ribosomal protein S13 has translation MGRMHAPGKGISQSALPYRRSVPTWLKLTPEDCKELIYKLAKKGHTPSQIGVILRDSHGVAQVRFRTGNKILRIVKSMGLAPDLPEDLYYLIKKAVAIRKHLERNRKDKDSKFRLILVESRIHRLARYYKSKGTLPANWKYESSTASALVA, from the exons ATGGGTCGTATGCACGCACCAGG AAAGGGTATATCCCAATCAGCGTTGCCGTATAGACGCAGCGTTCCGACATGGCTGAAACTCACACCAGAGGACTGTAAAGAATTAATTTACAAGCTAGCTAAGAAGGGACATACTCCATCTCAGATTG GTGTGATCCTTCGAGATTCGCATGGAGTAGCACAAGTACGTTTCCGGACCGGAAATAAGATTCTCAGGATTGTCAAGAGTATGGGTCTTGCGCCTGATTTGCCAGAAGACCTTTACTACTTAATCAAAAAGGCAGTCGCGATCCGAAAACATTTGGAAAGAAATCGCAAAGACAAAGACAGCAAATTCAGATTAATTCTCGTAGAATCTAGGATTCATCGACTTGCCCGGTATTACAAATCGAAGGGAACTCTTCCAGCAAATTGGAAGTATGAAAGCTCCACTGCTAGTGCTCTTGTTGCTTAA